The genomic DNA GCACCGACGGATTCATCTTGGCGGCGCGGGCGGCGAGTTTCCAGTTCATGGGGTTTTCTTTCAGGCGGGTGAGGTGAGATCAGGATTGTTCGGCATGCGCTGCACGCGGTGAAACGGCAGGAACGGGCTGCGGCTGCGAAAGGCGCTTGCCGAGCACCACCGTGCAGACCACGGCCATGGCAAAGCCCAGCGTGACCACGTCGAGCGGTTCGCCCAGCAGCGGAATGGATGCAAGGATAGAGAGAAAAGGCTGCAGCAGCTGGGTCTGGCTCACGCGCAGCGCGCCGCCCAGGGCCAGGCCGCGGTACCAGGCGAAGAAGCCGATCCACATCGAGAACACGCCCACGTAGACGAAGCCCAGCCAGGCCGAGGTGGCGATGGGCTCCGTGGGCCACATGGCCAGCGTGGCGGGCAGCGTCACGGGCAGCGCCATCACGCAGACCCAGCAGATCACGCGCTCCGCGCCGAGCGACGGCGTGACCTGCGCGCCGTAGATGTAGCCGAACGACGCCGCGACCACTGCGCCGACCAGCAGCAGGTCGGCCCATTCGAAGCCGAAGCCATGGCCGCCCTGGCTCGCGCGCAGCACCGAGAACATCACCACCAGCAGGCTGCCCGCGATGGCGCAGAGCCAGAAGCCGAGCCGCGCGCGCTGGTGCAGCACCCAGGCCGCGACCGCCGCGGTGACCAGCGGCAGCAGCGCCGTCACCACCGCCGCGTGGCTGGCCGTGACGACGCGCAAGGCGTAGCCCAGCAGCAGCGGATAGCCGATCACGTTGCCGAGTACCGCCATGCCAAGCGGCTTCCACTGGTGCGGCGCGGGCCGCGGCGAGCGCGTGGCGAGCAGGAAGACCGCGGAGAGAATGCCCGCCAGCGCGGCGCGTCCGAGCGTGACGAACCAGGGCGACAACTGCGGCGCGTCCTGCGTGCCGGTGGCCAGCCGCGTCATCGGCAAGGTGACCGCGAACAGCGCCACGCCGATCACGCCAAGCCACATGCCGAGCGTCTCGTCCTTGATAAGGAGGCGGCTGCTCATACGCTCAGCATCCACCAGGCCGTAAGCACCAGCACCAGCCCCATCGCACGGTTGAACCACAGCAGGCGCTTTCCCTTGGAGAGCCATTCGCGCAGCAGCGCGCCGGCCAGGGCGTAGGTGAAGTTGCTGATGAAGGCGTAGACCAGCATCACCGGCGCGACGATGGCAAAGCGCCCGAGCGCATCGGGCTGCCCCGCGATCCAGCCGGCCACCAGCGTGAGCGCGAGCAGCCAGGCCTTGATGTTGACGAACTGCAGCATCACGCCCTGGCCGAAACCGACAGAGAGGCTGGCGCCGTCGGCCCTGCCGAGCGTGCTGCTGCCGCTCAGCTTGCAGGCCAGCCACAGGAGGTAGCCCACCCCC from Variovorax sp. V93 includes the following:
- a CDS encoding LysE family translocator; amino-acid sequence: MNWQEFTALLVLATAMSFSPGPNTTLSTALAANGGLPRAMRFVVAVPVGWTLLLVLCAAGIGALVVAVPSLRLGIKALGVGYLLWLACKLSGSSTLGRADGASLSVGFGQGVMLQFVNIKAWLLALTLVAGWIAGQPDALGRFAIVAPVMLVYAFISNFTYALAGALLREWLSKGKRLLWFNRAMGLVLVLTAWWMLSV
- a CDS encoding DMT family transporter, which gives rise to MSSRLLIKDETLGMWLGVIGVALFAVTLPMTRLATGTQDAPQLSPWFVTLGRAALAGILSAVFLLATRSPRPAPHQWKPLGMAVLGNVIGYPLLLGYALRVVTASHAAVVTALLPLVTAAVAAWVLHQRARLGFWLCAIAGSLLVVMFSVLRASQGGHGFGFEWADLLLVGAVVAASFGYIYGAQVTPSLGAERVICWVCVMALPVTLPATLAMWPTEPIATSAWLGFVYVGVFSMWIGFFAWYRGLALGGALRVSQTQLLQPFLSILASIPLLGEPLDVVTLGFAMAVVCTVVLGKRLSQPQPVPAVSPRAAHAEQS